The following proteins are encoded in a genomic region of Nicotiana sylvestris chromosome 4, ASM39365v2, whole genome shotgun sequence:
- the LOC138889891 gene encoding uncharacterized protein, which produces MPTGKLAKWQILLSEFDIVYVTQKVVKGEALAYHFAENLVGGEYEPLKTYFLDEEVSFIGEDITEAYDNWRMLFVGAANFKGVGIGAVLVSETGQHYLVSAKLRFPRTTNMAEDEACILGLNMVVDMNIQELLLIGDSDFLVHQVQGEWATKNSKIFPYLHHVQELKRRFTKIEF; this is translated from the coding sequence atgcctactgggaagttggctaaatggcagatactactaagtgagttcgacatcgtctatgtgactcaaAAAGTAGTTAAGGGAGAAGCATTGGCATATCACTTCGCTGAAAATCTagtgggaggagaatatgaacccttgaaaacgtattttcttgatgaagaagtatcatttataggagaagacattacggaAGCATATGACAATTGGAGGATGTTATTTGTCGGAGCCGctaatttcaaaggagtaggcattggagcagttttggtgtcagaaacgggtcagcattatctcgtatctgctaaactcagatttccccgCACCACCAACATGGCAGAAGATGAGGCTTGCATACTGGGGCTCAACATggtagtcgacatgaacattcaggagttgttgTTGATCGGCGATTCAGATTTTCTTGTGCACCAGgtgcaaggagaatgggctaccaagaattccaagatatttccatatctacaccatgtgcaggaattgaaaaggaggttcacaaagatagaattctga